The DNA segment CATCAAGGCGGCCCGCAGCTTGTCGGTCCGGGGCACGCTCAGGGCCGTCTTGCGCTGGAGGACAGTCGCGAGAGCGTTGCTGGACGCGGCGCCCAGTGCGAACAGGACCGGCAGCAAGATGTCCGCGGTGCGGGAGTCCTCCAAAGTGACAAGACGGCCCACCCTCAGGCCTGCCATACTGATCCGCCTCCCTGTTCCTCGCGAACACGCGAGGGGTGTGTCGCGCCCGTCCCTGCGTTCACGTCCGTGCCGGTACCGGTCGCCGGAGGAGGTAGACGGCCGCGGTCACGACCAGGAGTGCCATACAGGCGATGAACACCAGGCCCGCTCCCTCCAGGCCGATCGGGCCCGTCAGTACTCCCACACCGATCACCGGCACCGAGATACCCGCGTAGGCCACGACGAACAGCGTCGAGATCACGGCCGCCCGCTCGCCCGCCGGAGATGCCCCGGCCACCGCGGTCAGCGCCCCGCGGAAGGCCAGCCCCTGCCCGGCGCCACCGACGAGCGCGCTCAGCACCACCAGCGAAAGCAGGTCCCAGTGCAACGCGCCCGCGAGCAGAGCCAGACCGGCGAAAAGCCCGGCGCATCCCCAGGGCAGCGACCGCGCCGGACCGATCCGGCCGACGGTCAGTTGGCCGGCCGTGGAGGCGAAGAAGGCCAGCGCGACGACCAGGCCGCTCACGGCCCGGTTGTGCACGTTCAGGAACTCGGCGAGGAACGCCGGACTGACCGACGTGAAGACCCCGAACAGCGCGAAGCCCACGAACGAGGCGATCGCCGCCGAACCGAACACCGCCCGCGTCTGAGGAGGCACTCCGGGCCGTCGCGGACGTGCGGTGCTCGGAGGCCGCCGCTCACGTACGGTCTCCGGAAGCCGGAGCAGGACAACGGCCGAGCAGGCCACCAGGGCCAGGTGCGCGGCGAACGGCAGGTGCAGCGGCCAGGGCGCGTACTGCGACAGCACTCCCGCGAGCAGCGGACCGCATCCCAGCCCGCCCATGTTGGCTGCGGTGGCGACGAACGTGGCACGAGAGGCGCCGCCGTAGGGTGCCAGTTCCATGACGTACGCGGTGGCGGCCCCGGTGAACAGGCCGGCGGACAGTCCCGACAGCAGCCGCCCCGTGTACAGCCATCCCAGGCCGGTGGCGCACAGGAAGCATAGGGCGCTCAGGGCCGCGAACCCCAGGCCCCACAGCAGCGCCGGGCGCCTGCCCACCGTGTCCGAGACGCTGCCCGCCAGCAGCAGGACACCGATGACGCCGAATGCGTACACGGCGTACACGACGGTGACGGTCAGCTCGGAGAACCCGAACTTTTCCTGGTAGAGGCCGTAGAGGGGGGTCGGCAGCGTGGTGCCGACCATGCATACGGCGAACAGCGCACCGCCGAGCACACACGCGCGCCACCTCTGGCGATCACCGCCCATGCCGCCGACGGTAACCCCGTCCGTGCCGCGGTTGCGCCCGGCACGCCAAGCGCCCGGCGGAAGCAGGGAAGCAACCGGGCGCTGCCCTCGCCCCGTGTCATGGGGGAAGCCACGCGGTACCCGCAGGTGCGGATACTCATGTGCCGGAAGGCCTCGGCACGTGAAGCTGGCGAGCAGGTATTCCCGTGTCGAAAGGCCGACCATGCTCAGCCGTGCTGCCGCTGCCCTGCTGCCCTTCTTCGGGCACCTCACCGTCACCCGCGAGGCGGACGGACCGTGCCCCGTGGGCAGTGCCTTCGTCGCCAACCACGACTCGTTGGCCGACCCGGCGGTCGTACTGACCGCCCTGCGGTCCGTGGGCGTGAGGCCGGCGGTCCTGGCCACGGCGGGTCTCTGGCGCGTACCGGTGCTGGGCCGGTCGTTGCCCAGGGAGGGGCACATTTCCGTCCACCGGGGATCGGCGCGGGCGGCGGAGGCCCTCGCAGCCGCGGCCGAGGTGCTCGGAGCGGGGCGTCACGTACTCATCTACGCCGAAGGTGGTCTCCCCCGGGCCAGGACGCGAAAAGTGCCGCGCCTCTGCCCTTCCGCACCGGTCTCGCGCGGCTCGTGGCCACGACCGGTGCGCCGGTGGTCCCCGCCGGTCAGGCGGGGGCCCGGCGTCTCTGTTCGGAAACGGCCGCGAAGCAACTGACCGGTGTGCTCACTGCCCCGGTGGGCCGCCCCCGATTCCACGTGCACATCGGTAGTCCGGTGCGTCTGCCGGCGAAGACGGCGCAAGGTACGTCTGTTGCGCATGGTGCGGTCAGTGCCGCCTGGCGGCGAGCGGCACACGCCGTCGGTGAAGCGTCCCACAGGCCCGGGAACCGTTGAGGGCGGCGGAGTCCCTCCGCGCGGAGCGCCGGCCCCGAAGTCCTCACGTGCGCGTACGCCCGTTGGGGGAAACCGGTTGCCGCGGCGGCGTCGGCCGCGATGTGCGGGACCACGGCACAGCGATCGTTCCACCGCCGGGCCGAGGCCCGGCGCACTGCGATCAGCTCCGGTAGCGATCGGGGATCTCGATGTGGCATCGCAGCTCACCGCACACCCAGGGCATCAGACGAACGCGGTGACGGTGCCGCGGGCGAGCGCGGCGGAGCCCGACAGCCGTTCTCCCGCCTCGTAGACCATGTGACGAGGGTGACTCTGTGGAACTTCGAGATGGGCAACCGGTCGAGCCGGTTGGCCGCGGGCGATCTCTTCCAGCAAACGTCGAAAGCGCCGCTCCTGGCGCCGTAGACAGAGTCGGCGGTCACCCAGGCGATCGGCAGCGGCGAGGCAAGTGCGCACACGTGGTCATGGCACGATCACCCCCGCCTCGATCAGGTTGTGGTGCCTCCCGGGGCGCTACCGCACGGAGCAGTAGAGCCGGGCTCCCCGGCCAGTGGCAGCGCGGGCAAGAGATGCCAGCTCCGCAAGGTGGCTGACGGCCTCGCCTTCCTCGACGAGCTCCCCATCAGCCCGCCGCAGGTGCGACCGCTTACGAGCCACCTCTTCGAGCCGCAGCGCGTCCTTGGCCGTGAGCAGGGCCTGGAGGCGCTCTGAAATCACGAAGACGTAGCAGCCATCGTTCGTGATCTCAGTCAGTACCTGCGGCTCGCCGGCCCGCAGGAGCCCTTGCGGACTGTCTCCGGTGAGGAGGCTCTTCCACTCGCCTGCGGCGTCCGCTGGATCGTAGATGCCCACAGGAATGATCTCGAATGCTCTGCGTGGGCTGAAGCCCTTGGCTGCAGCCGCCGACTCGTCGTCGGGCGCGATGAAGAAGTCTGCCCGGTCATCCACCTCGGCATCATGCCCGGTGCCCGGGCCAGGTGACTAGCAGGATCCGCCGGGCAGGCCTTGGTCGGCCGCGATGTCCCGGCTCTCGAGGACACCCGCCAGGTCGGGGCCCAGGAGCTCCGAGCCCAGGACGCGGCGGAGGTTCGGGAGGAGAGCGAGGTCCTCGAGGGAGGTGACGTCGAACAGGCCGTCCTCGCCGTCCCAGACCGGTGCGCACTTCCGGTACACCCGGTTGCCGCCGTCCACGCGCAGTTCCTCGACGCCGGCCAGGAGTTCGTCGCCGAGCTCCAGCGACTCGAGGTACGCGCGCGCCTCGGACACCACTCTGTACGCCAGGTCGTGCTTCTGGGCGTACTCCCAGGTGTCGTCGCCGAGGCCCTTCTCCTTCAGGAGGCCGGCCAGACTGAACTGCGGGGTCAGCTTCTCGTCGACGTACATGAGCTGCTCGAT comes from the Streptomyces sp. KMM 9044 genome and includes:
- a CDS encoding DUF6892 domain-containing protein, yielding MRHPRGRRTGGGGGAFTRCHGVVPTARFKDFNFKLVVIEQLMYVDEKLTPQFSLAGLLKEKGLGDDTWEYAQKHDLAYRVVSEARAYLESLELGDELLAGVEELRVDGGNRVYRKCAPVWDGEDGLFDVTSLEDLALLPNLRRVLGSELLGPDLAGVLESRDIAADQGLPGGSC
- a CDS encoding MFS transporter: MGGDRQRWRACVLGGALFAVCMVGTTLPTPLYGLYQEKFGFSELTVTVVYAVYAFGVIGVLLLAGSVSDTVGRRPALLWGLGFAALSALCFLCATGLGWLYTGRLLSGLSAGLFTGAATAYVMELAPYGGASRATFVATAANMGGLGCGPLLAGVLSQYAPWPLHLPFAAHLALVACSAVVLLRLPETVRERRPPSTARPRRPGVPPQTRAVFGSAAIASFVGFALFGVFTSVSPAFLAEFLNVHNRAVSGLVVALAFFASTAGQLTVGRIGPARSLPWGCAGLFAGLALLAGALHWDLLSLVVLSALVGGAGQGLAFRGALTAVAGASPAGERAAVISTLFVVAYAGISVPVIGVGVLTGPIGLEGAGLVFIACMALLVVTAAVYLLRRPVPART